A DNA window from Rhineura floridana isolate rRhiFlo1 chromosome 11, rRhiFlo1.hap2, whole genome shotgun sequence contains the following coding sequences:
- the LOC133366610 gene encoding ras-related protein Rab-35-like has protein sequence MAAKDYDHLFKLLIIGDSGVGKSSLLLRFADNTFSGSYITTIGVDFKIRTLVINGERVKLQIWDTAGQERFRTITSTYYRNTHGVIIVYDVTNAESFVNVKRWLHEIGQNCDSVCKILVGNKCEDPSRKQVDTADARRFSEQMGVRLFETSAKENLNVEEMFNAITAMVLRTKQENLARLQQQNEVVKINKPKKKPSVKKCC, from the exons ATGGCTGCCAAAGATTATGACCACTTGTTCAAACTACTCATCATTGGGGACTCTG GGGTTGGGAAAAGTAGTCTCCTACTCCGCTTTGCAGACAACACCTTCTCTG GCAGCTATATTACAACAATTGGGGTAGATTTCAAAATTCGGACGCTAGTGATAAATGGAGAGCGGGTGAAACTGCAGATCTGGGATACTGCTGGACAGGAACGGTTCCGAACCATCACCTCCAC GTATTATCGTAACACTCATGGCGTCATCATTGTGTATGATGTGACAAACGCAGAGTCCTTCGTTAACGTCAAGCGTTGGCTGCATGAGATTGGGCAGAACTGTGACAGTGTCTGCAAGATCTTGG TGGGTAACAAATGCGAGGACCCATCACGGAAGCAAGTGGACACAGCGGACGCCCGGCGGTTCAGTGAACAAATGGGGGTCCGCCTCTTTGAGACCAGCGCCAAGGAAAACCTCAACGTTGAAGAG ATGTTCAATGCCATCACCGCCATGGTGCTCCGAACCAAACAGGAAAATCTGGCGCGACTCCAACAGCAGAATGAGGTTGTCAAAATCAACAAGCCCAAAAAGAAGCCATCTGTCAAGAAATGCTGCTGA
- the LOC133366609 gene encoding uncharacterized protein LOC133366609 isoform X1, translating to MRNNLRTMDQTTGQQSPTIPSSQTMHGSFLSGRMSWRHTIPSGRQRNMTCRMPWIRQGQSLVNFNSIQQSRCRSTSLAFKRHLENRDQEPSSKHFLSEDKMAARFNSLSLDNDHIYSSNGFPLYHEDPKWQEAHTRLKELQQSLSQDEANEEASSTEENELNNVIVDGEFIMADCPILTHPSFLQDPVAGVSLVPEEVFLSLNPCTEVVLWSPPGNSGLDTIQTLMAILSSFSAFAQSQQDVGAVQEEMEI from the exons ATGAGAAATAATCTCCGGACG ATGGATCAGACAACTGGTCAGCAGTCACCAACGATTCCATCCAGCCAAACCATGCATGGCTCATTCTTGTCTGGGAGGATGAGTTGGAGGCACACAATACCCTCTGGCAGGCAACGGAACATGACATGCAGAATGCCATGGATAAGGCAGGGCCAGAGCTTGGTGAACTTCAACAGCATACAGCAATCCCG GTGCCGCTCAACATCCCTTGCTTTCAAACGCCATCTAGAGAACAGAGATCA GGAACCCAGCTCCAAACACTTCCTCTCAGAGGACAAGATGGCTGCCCGCTTCAACTCTCTTAGCCTGGACAATGACCACATCTACAGCTCCAATGGCTTCCCTCTCTACCATGAAGACCCCAAGTGGCAGGAAGCACACACACGACTGAAAGAACTACAGCAGAG TCTGTCCCAAGATGAAGCCAATGAAGAAGCCAGTTCAACAGAAGAGAATGAGCTCAACAATGTAATTGTGGATGGGGAATTCATTATGGCAGATTGCCCCATCCTGACACATCCTTCCTTCTTACAAGACCCAGTTGCAGGAGTCAGTCTTGTACCTGAAGAGGTATTTCTCTCTCT GAACCCTTGTACAGAAGTTGTCCTTTGGAGCCCCCCAGGTAACTCAGGCTTGGACACCATCCAGACATTGATGGCTATCCTATCTTCCTTCAGCGCTTTTGCACAGTCTCAGCAAGATGTAGGGGCAGTACAAGAGGAAATGGAAATATGA
- the LOC133366609 gene encoding uncharacterized protein LOC133366609 isoform X2, giving the protein MDQTTGQQSPTIPSSQTMHGSFLSGRMSWRHTIPSGRQRNMTCRMPWIRQGQSLVNFNSIQQSRCRSTSLAFKRHLENRDQEPSSKHFLSEDKMAARFNSLSLDNDHIYSSNGFPLYHEDPKWQEAHTRLKELQQSLSQDEANEEASSTEENELNNVIVDGEFIMADCPILTHPSFLQDPVAGVSLVPEEVFLSLNPCTEVVLWSPPGNSGLDTIQTLMAILSSFSAFAQSQQDVGAVQEEMEI; this is encoded by the exons ATGGATCAGACAACTGGTCAGCAGTCACCAACGATTCCATCCAGCCAAACCATGCATGGCTCATTCTTGTCTGGGAGGATGAGTTGGAGGCACACAATACCCTCTGGCAGGCAACGGAACATGACATGCAGAATGCCATGGATAAGGCAGGGCCAGAGCTTGGTGAACTTCAACAGCATACAGCAATCCCG GTGCCGCTCAACATCCCTTGCTTTCAAACGCCATCTAGAGAACAGAGATCA GGAACCCAGCTCCAAACACTTCCTCTCAGAGGACAAGATGGCTGCCCGCTTCAACTCTCTTAGCCTGGACAATGACCACATCTACAGCTCCAATGGCTTCCCTCTCTACCATGAAGACCCCAAGTGGCAGGAAGCACACACACGACTGAAAGAACTACAGCAGAG TCTGTCCCAAGATGAAGCCAATGAAGAAGCCAGTTCAACAGAAGAGAATGAGCTCAACAATGTAATTGTGGATGGGGAATTCATTATGGCAGATTGCCCCATCCTGACACATCCTTCCTTCTTACAAGACCCAGTTGCAGGAGTCAGTCTTGTACCTGAAGAGGTATTTCTCTCTCT GAACCCTTGTACAGAAGTTGTCCTTTGGAGCCCCCCAGGTAACTCAGGCTTGGACACCATCCAGACATTGATGGCTATCCTATCTTCCTTCAGCGCTTTTGCACAGTCTCAGCAAGATGTAGGGGCAGTACAAGAGGAAATGGAAATATGA